A region from the Triticum aestivum cultivar Chinese Spring chromosome 3D, IWGSC CS RefSeq v2.1, whole genome shotgun sequence genome encodes:
- the LOC123075585 gene encoding noroxomaritidine synthase-like, with protein sequence MAPVSFLGLTFALLCFVVFYYFHIRSKRKNPALPLDWPLVGMLPALLGNLPRLHAPSAPRQPTAPPRLGHLRPRRQPAQLPPRRPAALGNAALHHRRSGQRSPRLHLQLPQLPQGPRVRPYHGHFRRWYLQRRRRLLAPSACQGAAAYVRASVPSLRIQLQPPQGRMRPAPAASPHRRLTFDTTTTPVLGVDPGCLAVGFPEVPFVRAIDDAMDFLLVRNLLPLSWWKLVRRLGLGYERKMAVAWRDIDRFIGDTIAKRREAVKATGGIEDSADLLSSYIDDDDGDAGSGTVVDVFLRDTTMNLMIAGRDTTGSALTWFFYLLTRNPGVVSKILAELDTIKTTTTTTLDGMVTFDPDELGRLVYLHAALCESLRLYPPVPFEHKGVVAAEALPSGHEVRPGDKILVSLYAMGRMEAVWGMDCREFRPERWIGEDGKPRYVPSYKFASFNAGPRTCLGKDMAFVQLKAVAAAVVRNFEVEAVPGHVVQPKISIVLHMKNGFTARIKRRQVMNS encoded by the coding sequence ATGGCGCCCGTCTCCTTCCTCGGGCTTACTTTCGCCTTGCTCTGCTTCGTCGTCTTCTACTACTTCCACATCAGGTCCAAGCGCAAGAACCCAGCTCTCCCGCTGGACTGGCCGCTCGTGGGCATGCTCCCAGCGCTCCTCGGCAACCTACCGCGCCTCCACGCTCCCAGCGCTCCTCGGCAACCTACCGCGCCTCCACGACTGGGTCACCTCCGTCCTCGTCGCCAGCCCGCTCAGCTTCCGCCTCGCCGGCCCGCCGCGCTCGGGAATGCAGCTCTTCATCACCGCCGATCCGGCCAACGTTCGCCACGTCTTCACCTCCAACTTCCCCAACTACCCCAAGGGCCCCGAGTTCGCCCATATCATGGACATTTTCGGCGGTGGTATCTTCAACGCCGACGGCGACTCCTGGCGCCGTCAGCGTGCCAAGGCGCAGCTGCTTATGTCCGGGCCTCGGTTCCGAGCCTTCGTATCCAGCTGCAGCCGCCGCAAGGTCGAATGCGACCTGCTCCCGCTGCTAGCCCGCATCGCCGGCTCACGTTCGACACCACGACCACGCCGGTCTTAGGAGTTGACCCTGGCTGCCTGGCCGTCGGCTTCCCGGAGGTGCCGTTCGTGCGCGCCATAGATGACGCCATGGATTTTCTCCTCGTCCGCAACTTGCTCCCGCTGTCGTGGTGGAAGCTGGTGCGGCGGCTCGGGCTCGGGTACGAGCGGAAGATGGCGGTGGCGTGGCGCGACATCGACCGGTTCATCGGCGACACGATCGCCAAGCGGCGGGAGGCGGTGAAGGCCACGGGTGGGATCGAGGACTCGGCGGACCTGCTCTCTTCCTAcatcgacgacgacgatggcgacgcCGGCAGCGGCACGGTTGTCGACGTATTCCTCCGCGACACGACCATGAACCTTATGATCGCCGGCCGGGACACGACCGGGTCGGCGCTGACCTGGTTCTTCTACCTCCTCACCAGGAACCCGGGCGTGGTGTCCAAGATCCTCGCAGAGCTCGACACCATcaagaccaccaccaccaccaccctggACGGCATGGTGACCTTCGACCCGGACGAGCTCGGCCGGCTGGTGTACCTGCACGCGGCCCTGTGCGAGTCGCTCCGGCTGTACCCGCCGGTGCCGTTTGAGCACAagggcgtggtggccgccgaggcgCTGCCGAGCGGGCACGAGGTGCGGCCAGGGGACAAGATCCTTGTGTCGCTGTACGCGATGGGGAGGATGGAGGCCGTCTGGGGCATGGACTGCCGGGAGTTCCGGCCGGAGCGGTGGATCGGGGAGGACGGCAAGCCGCGGTACGTGCCGTCGTACAAGTTCGCCTCCTTCAACGCCGGGCCGCGGACCTGCCTGGGCAAGGACATGGCCTTCGTGCAGCTCAAGGCCGTGGCGGCCGCCGTGGTGAGAAACTTCGAGGTGGAGGCCGTGCCGGGGCACGTCGTCCAGCCCAAGATCTCCATTGTTCTCCACATGAAGAACGGCTTCACGGCCAGGATCAAGAGGAGGCAGGTGATGAACAGCTGA